The Bifidobacterium eulemuris genome includes a window with the following:
- a CDS encoding RNA polymerase sigma factor, producing the protein MATKETTATKNTADMDEELTSAAKKPAARKTSAAKKATGAKKTAGAKKTTAKTAAKKTMDDNAEVIDEADQLDDVDDLDADQVDDVDLDVEDLDAEDLDAAADDDVEVDEELDVEDLDEDVADDEEEAEKAQAPERPKEKGAFVLSDADDEEEPPVRAGNPKRRVIAAGATADPVKDYLKQIGRVSLLNAEQEVDLSERIEAGLYAQHLLDTEGDTMDFKRKRELKWAASDGKKAKDHLLEANLRLVVSLAKRYTGRGMLFLDLIQEGNLGLIRAVEKFDWKKGFKFSTYATWWIRQAITRAMADQARTIRVPVHMVEVINKLSRVQRQMLQDLGREPTPDELARELDMPVEKVQEVQKYGREPISLHTPLGEDGDSEFGDLIEDTDAIAPSDAVAFSLLQEQFKQVLETLSPREAGVIKMRYGLEDGQPKTLDDIGRVYGVTRERIRQIESKTMSKLRHPSRSQTLRDFLDQ; encoded by the coding sequence TTGGCCACGAAGGAAACGACGGCAACCAAGAACACGGCTGACATGGACGAGGAGCTGACCTCCGCCGCCAAGAAGCCGGCCGCGCGCAAGACCTCCGCCGCGAAGAAGGCCACCGGTGCCAAGAAAACCGCCGGTGCCAAGAAGACCACGGCCAAAACCGCCGCCAAGAAAACCATGGATGACAACGCCGAAGTGATCGATGAGGCCGATCAGCTCGACGATGTGGATGATCTCGACGCCGACCAGGTGGACGACGTCGATTTGGACGTCGAAGATTTGGACGCCGAGGATCTCGACGCCGCCGCCGATGACGACGTCGAGGTGGATGAGGAATTGGACGTCGAGGATCTCGACGAGGATGTGGCGGACGACGAGGAGGAGGCCGAGAAGGCCCAGGCCCCCGAACGTCCGAAGGAGAAGGGCGCGTTCGTCCTTTCCGACGCGGACGACGAGGAAGAGCCTCCCGTCCGTGCCGGCAATCCCAAGCGTCGTGTGATCGCCGCGGGCGCCACCGCCGACCCCGTCAAGGACTACCTGAAGCAGATCGGCCGCGTGAGCCTGTTGAACGCCGAACAGGAGGTCGATCTTTCCGAACGCATCGAGGCCGGCCTGTACGCGCAGCATCTGCTCGACACCGAAGGCGACACCATGGATTTCAAGCGCAAGCGTGAACTCAAGTGGGCGGCGTCCGACGGCAAGAAGGCCAAGGACCATCTTCTGGAGGCCAACCTGCGACTGGTGGTGTCGCTGGCCAAGCGCTACACCGGCCGCGGCATGCTCTTCCTCGATCTCATTCAGGAAGGCAACCTCGGTCTGATCCGCGCCGTCGAGAAGTTCGATTGGAAGAAGGGCTTCAAGTTCTCCACCTACGCCACCTGGTGGATCCGCCAGGCCATCACCCGCGCCATGGCCGATCAGGCGCGCACCATCCGCGTGCCCGTGCACATGGTCGAAGTGATCAACAAGCTCAGCCGCGTGCAGCGTCAGATGCTGCAGGACCTCGGCCGCGAACCCACGCCCGACGAGCTGGCACGCGAGCTCGACATGCCCGTCGAGAAAGTTCAGGAAGTGCAGAAGTACGGCCGCGAGCCGATTTCGCTGCACACCCCGCTGGGCGAGGACGGCGATTCCGAGTTCGGCGACCTGATCGAGGACACCGACGCCATCGCCCCGTCCGACGCGGTCGCGTTCTCGCTGCTGCAGGAGCAGTTCAAGCAGGTGCTCGAGACCCTGTCTCCCCGCGAGGCCGGCGTGATCAAAATGCGCTACGGCCTTGAGGACGGCCAGCCCAAGACGCTCGACGACATCGGCCGCGTGTACGGCGTGACCCGCGAACGCATCCGCCAGATTGAGTCGAAGACCATGTCCAAGCTGCGTCACCCCTCCCGTTCGCAGACCCTGCGTGACTTCCTTGATCAATAG